Part of the Paracoccus sp. S3-43 genome, CCAGGCGCTTGTGCGCCCATTCCAGCGCCTCGCCGTCGATGTTCTCCTTCAGCAGCCCTTCTTTCATCATCAGGCCCAGATTCGGCCGCACCCGCCGCCAGGGCGCGTCGGCGGGCTTGTAGATGATGTGGCGCAGGTCGTTCAGCCGCCCCGGCTGGGCGGGCCGCCCCGCCTGCAACCAGGCCTCGCGCGACTGCCCGCCCTTCCAGGCGCGGGTGGTGAAGCCCAGGATCTCGACCTTGACGCTGCACCGCTCCAGCGTCCGGGCCAGCACGTCGGCGCAGATCGCCGCGATGCTGATGGGACGCCCGCGCATCGACCCGGAATTGTCGATCAGCAGCGTCACCACCGTATCGCGGAACTCGGTGTCCTTCTCGACCTTGAAGGACAGCGGCGTCGTCGGGTTCGCCACCACCCGCGCCAGGCGGCCCGCGTCCAGAACGCCTTCCTCCTTGTCGAATTCCCAGCTGCGGCTTTGCTGGGCCTGAAGGCGGCGCTGCAACTTGTTGGCCAGCCGGCTGACGGCGCCGCGCAGCGGTTCCAGCTGCTTGTCCAGATAGGCGCGCAGCCGCTCCAGTTCCGCCGGATCGGCCAGATCCTCGGCGCGGATTTCCTCGTCCCAGATCTGCGAAAAGACCTTGTAATCCGCGCTCGCCTCGCTGACCGGCGGCGGCAGATCGGGCGGAGTGTCAGATTCCGGCATCTCGGCCTCGTCGGTCAACTGTTCGTCGGACTGGTCGTCCATGCTGACCTGGGCCTGCCGCTCGTCCTGCTGCTGCTCCTGCGATTGTTCGGGGGATGCCTCGGCATCCTCGCTGTCGTCCTGGTCGCGGGACTGGTTGTCGCCCGCTTCCTCCTGCTGTTCGGCATTGTCCTCGGCGTCGTCCTCGGACTGGTCGGGATCCTCGCCAAGCTGGTCGCCATAGCCCAGGTCGCTGATCACCTGCCGCGACAGCCGCGCGAAGGCCGCCTGGTCGGCCAGCACCTCGTTCACATGGGTCAGCGACCCGCCCGCCTGCTGTTCGACAAAAGGCCGCCACAGGTCGGCCACATGCTGGGCCCCGCCGGGCAGCGCGCGGCCCGTCGCGGCCTGGCGGACGATATATCCCGCCGCCACCGCCAGCGGCGCGTCGGCCGGCGCCTTGATCTGGGCATAGCCCTTTCTGTCGGCATCCGCGCCGATCCGGGCGTCGATATTGGACAGCGCGCCCGGCATGTCACGGGCTCCAAGCGCCTCGCAGCGGGCGGTTTCCATCGCCTCGTACAACTCCCGCGCCATCGGCCCCGAGGGGGCAAAGCGCGTATGCGTCGCCGTGTCGTGGTGGCGCATCCGCATCGCCAGGGCGTCGGCGGTGCCGCGGGCCTGCAACACCTCATCCCGGCCCATCCGGCGGCTGACCTGCGGCAGGCGCATCGTGTCGCCCGCCACGCCCGAGGGATCGGCGCTGAAGGTCACGTTCAGATCCCGGTCGTCAGCCAGGGCGCGGGTCGCCTCGGACAGGGCCTTCTTGAAGGGATCGGCGGGGTTGTCGGACTTTTTCATGCGATTCATAGACCATTGCCGCGCGTCCCAGGCAAGGCCGTTGTGCGGGATGCACGGGCCGATGTGCGGGAACGCAAGAACCGATGTGCGCCACTGCCGCAATAAAAACCGAACAACGCGGCAGGTTCGGCGTTACGCTGCGACGGCAACAGCCCGAAAGGAGACCCTCATGGCAAAGCCCCGCATCGGCGTCATCATCAGTTCCACCCGTGACACGCGCTTCGCCGACAAGCCTGCGCAATGGCTCATGGACAAGGTGAAGGATCACGCGGATCTGGAGTTCGAACTGATCGACCTGCGCGACGCGAACCTGCCCTTCTTCAACGAACCGGCGTCGAACCTGTGGATGCCGTCCAGCGACCCGAATGCGGTCGCCTGGCAGGAAAAGCTGGCCAGTTTCGACGGGTTCCTCTTCGTGGTGGCGGAATACAACCGCTCGATCACGGGGGCGCTGAAGAACGCCCTGGACCAGGCCTACAAGGAATGGAACCGCAAGCCGTTCAGCGCCCTGGCCTATGGCAGCATGGGGGGCGCGCGCGCCCTGGAACATCTGCGCCTGATCGGGATCGAGCTTCAGATGGTGCCGCTGCGCAATGCCGT contains:
- the cobT gene encoding cobaltochelatase subunit CobT — translated: MKKSDNPADPFKKALSEATRALADDRDLNVTFSADPSGVAGDTMRLPQVSRRMGRDEVLQARGTADALAMRMRHHDTATHTRFAPSGPMARELYEAMETARCEALGARDMPGALSNIDARIGADADRKGYAQIKAPADAPLAVAAGYIVRQAATGRALPGGAQHVADLWRPFVEQQAGGSLTHVNEVLADQAAFARLSRQVISDLGYGDQLGEDPDQSEDDAEDNAEQQEEAGDNQSRDQDDSEDAEASPEQSQEQQQDERQAQVSMDDQSDEQLTDEAEMPESDTPPDLPPPVSEASADYKVFSQIWDEEIRAEDLADPAELERLRAYLDKQLEPLRGAVSRLANKLQRRLQAQQSRSWEFDKEEGVLDAGRLARVVANPTTPLSFKVEKDTEFRDTVVTLLIDNSGSMRGRPISIAAICADVLARTLERCSVKVEILGFTTRAWKGGQSREAWLQAGRPAQPGRLNDLRHIIYKPADAPWRRVRPNLGLMMKEGLLKENIDGEALEWAHKRLVKRSEARKILMVISDGAPVDDSTLSVNPANYLEKHLRDVIAMVEKKRMVELLAIGIGHDVTRYYERAVTITDADQLAGAITEQLAALFDADPRKRARALGMVARRG
- a CDS encoding NAD(P)H-dependent oxidoreductase → MAKPRIGVIISSTRDTRFADKPAQWLMDKVKDHADLEFELIDLRDANLPFFNEPASNLWMPSSDPNAVAWQEKLASFDGFLFVVAEYNRSITGALKNALDQAYKEWNRKPFSALAYGSMGGARALEHLRLIGIELQMVPLRNAVHIGGGDFFKVSPLGANAPMSEIEGNLEGSLKATLDELSWWAKTLQNARN